CAAGATGTCAGCCTTGTGGTTCTGCTTTCATTCCGGGAGATGAACTTGATCCAAGACAAGCAGTACAGCATTCTGAGGCTGATTCATGATTTTCATCCAGCATTAAAAATGCTCACAGCAGAAGGTCTTGCTCTCTGTAAAgttttgttcatctttgatGGCCTGGATGAAAGCAGGCTTTTGTTGGATTTCCAGAACAATGAAATTGTGTCTGATGTCACCCAGATATCATCAGTCAACATGCTGTTAACAAACCTCATTAAGGGGAATCTGCTTCCTTTGGCTCTCCTTTGGATAACCTCCAGACCTGCAGAAGCCAGTCAGATCCCTCCTTCATATGTTGACAGGATAACAGAAGTACGAGGATTCACTGACACTCAGAAGGAAGACTACTTCAGGAGGAGATTCAATGATGAACCAGTATCTGACAGAATCATTTTGCATGTTAAGGAGTCCAGGACCCTTTACATTATGTGTCACATCCCTATTTTCTGTTGGATCACTGCTGCGGTTCTGGAACACATGTTGAACgccaacaaaaacaagcttccCAAGACTCTGACTGAAATGTATTCACACTTTCTGCTGGTTCAGTTCAAGAGGAAGACGCAGAAGTATGATGAGGGGCATGAGATGATCCAACCAGAGCTGatgcagactgacagagaagTCTTTCTGAAGTTGGGGAGACTTGCATTTGAACATTTGGAAAAAGGGAACATCATGTTCTACCAAGAAGACTTGGACCAATGTGGTCTTGATGTCAGACAAGCCGTAGTCTTCTCGGGACTGTGCACAGAGATCCTCAAAAGAGAGTGTGCACTCTTTCAAAAAATGATTTACTGCTTTGTTCATTTAAGTATACAGGAGTTCCTCGCTGCTGTGTACATGGTCCACTGTTACCTGAGCAAAAACATAAAAGTTCTGGTGACCTTCTTGGAAGAGGACTGGGATAAGAATGACAGCGAGCCAAGTCTGAATAACTTCCTTGGCAAAGTTATGGACAAATCTCTGAAGAGTGGAAATGGCCACCTGGACCTCTTTGTTCGCTTCCTTCACGGCCTGTTATCGGAGTCAAACCCTCGTCTCTTAGGAGTTCTGCTGGGTTGGACAGCGAGCAGCCCAGAAAGCATCCAGAGGGCAATAAACAACCTGAAGAAGATGAATGCTTATGATATCTCTCCTGACAGAAGCATCAACATCTTCCACTGTTTGATGGAGATGAAAGACCAATCAGTGCATCAGGAGATCCAAGAGTACCTGCAGTCAGACAACAGATCAGAGAAGAAACTCACTAAGACTCATTGTTCAGCTCTTGCCTACATGCTACAGATGTCAGAAAAGGTTCTAGATGTGTTGGACCTGAAGAGGTACAACACATCAGGTGATGGAAGACGGAGATTGCTCCCAGCTGTGAGAAACTGCAGAAATGCTCAGTAAGTCCACATGTGAATATCAATAGTGTGAAGCCACCTTAACAACCTGTTTCTCATACATGTGCAGTTTAAAATTTTGATGTACTTAATATATTGACTTTTATGAATTCTGTAAGGTAAAAAGctctgaagcttttttttttttaatctcatgtTTATTTAATAATTTGTAACTCAGTCATGATTGGCTCTATATACCCTAAAgtctatttctatttctaaaTCAGTTGACTGTGTTTATAGCTGTGACTATAGCTATCTCCGCAGTAAACAGTAATCATTATTATCACTAATTACAAACAGTATTGCCATCACTCATACTAATGCTAATTAATTGCAGTTAGCTTtagctctgctctgtttttgtgttaatcGTGACTTTGACTATGTATTTGCAGACTCTCTTGCTGTGGGCTCTCTGAGTGGCATTGTGGAGTTCTGTCTTCAGCTCTGAtgtccaacccctcccatctgcgagagctggacctgagtgaaAATGACTATCTTCTGGATTCAGgggtgaagctgctgtctgttggACTGTTGAGTCCACACTGTAGGCTGGAGACTCTGAGGTCAGACAACTTTCACACAGCTCTtactttttcttctcctcctccttcttcttccatcTTCAAGTAGTCATCTTTTCACCTTACATGTAGGtgactgtatttttattatgCTCTCATAACAATATTTATTTCTATGGAGCTtggactttttctttctttctgcttgtaACTGTATTGTATGACTTCGACTTATAGCAAGGTTGAGCTATAGATTTAGACCCTAAGCGATCTGATTGAAAGGTGGGATGAATCATTTTGGAGACAGATTGTTACTATTCactgaatttgaaattcagCAAATGTCTCCCCTCGGcctctgttctgtgtgtgtgctgatgtgtgctgatgtgatgtgtgCGATCTCCAGAATGGCCCACCCCACCTTAAAATATGCGTTAATTCCTGTCCTTCATCGTATTTTTTTAgattgaggaactgcagtttgtcagacaTTTGCTGTGATTATCTGGcatcagctctgaagtccaccTCttcccatctgagagagctggacctaAGTAACAACAACTATCTTAAGGATTCAGGGGTGAAGCTGCTGTcggctggactggagagtccacactgcagactggagacTCTGAGGTTAGACATTTTATTAACcatgaaaaataattattttgtatCATTAATGTGGCTAAATTCAAGGGGGTAGCGCAGAATCCTTGGCCCTATATTCAGTTTCTACTTGCCCCTTCCCCTCCTATTCCGATTCCTCTTTGGTGCTGATCCATACAGCTGAAGTTCATCTAGAAGTAACACTGTCATGCTATATATTTACAATACATGGtacaaatatttctttcaaacaGGTTTAGTTTGAAACAGTGAAGAGTTTAGTGAGGAAATTATATCCAAAAATGTTGCCTTCAATAGCTATATTCTTTGTGCTTCTTTAGATTAAGCTCCTGCAGGTtgtcagagagctgctgtgcaTATCtagcctcagctctgaagtccaacccctcccataTGAGAGAGCTAGACCTGAGTAAAAACAAGCTGAAGGACTCAGGAGTAAACCTGCTGTCTGTTGCACTGGAGAGTCCTCAATGTAAACTGACGTTTCTGAGGTGAGTTCACGAGACAATCAATGAGAAAATATTAGATTTTTGGCAGATGGTGACTGGAAAATGATCTAAAGAACAAAAGGGGAAATTCTTTTTGTCATCGACGTCGGCTAACAGGCTCTGTAGGCTTTCATTCTGCAGAGCCATTCCATCAGAGTTCCAGCAAGATGTTTCTTACCCCAAGCATTAgccccttcatctcctcctaCATGGAGAGCGATGGAGCACTGAGTCATTCCTTTTTAGTGTTTCTCACCCCAGAGGTGGACAGTGAAGAATTCaacaatattattatttttgcctGCCTGAAATTGTATCCAGTCATCATATTAATTTGATTTAGCATTTTCAGCACTGTCAGCAGTCAtcacctctgattggctgctatGGTGCTATGGAGGGAACAATGTGTCTGGATGGCAGTGTCTGATTACAAGGCTTGTAACCTTTCACACCTTCAGTTCTGACTCCAAGAATACCAGGGTGGGGTAAGACCACCATTTAGAGAGGCAGCACTCGAGGGGTTTGGTGACAGGACCCTGATCAGTCCATGTTAAATTTAATGTGCTGCTCCACAGGAGTGACTTGGGAAGTATATAGAACCTGAGCCAGAGGACTCTGCCCGTGCCAACTGAACTAAGGTTATAAACAAAGGCTTTTATTTAGCACTGCATATCAGATTTAATACAAATCCTACAATTACAGGATTGATAGATGTGGGCTTACGGAAAACTGCTGTACTTCTTTGGCCTCTGCTCTCAAGTCCAACCCCTCCAGCCTGCGAGAGCTGGAACTGAGTAATAATGATCTACAGGAtgcaggagtgaagctgctgtgtgcaggACTTGAGAGTCCACATTGTAGACTTGAAGCTCTGAGGTGAGTCATTCTCTTTTCAGTTTTACAATAACATGCATATTAAATATGACACTGACAATAGTTTTGATACACTATAATGAAGGATAACAGTATTGTGATCCACCATAGAGTACTTCATAGCATTGTTGAGCTACATATTTAAAAACCTTAAATAATAAGGGATAAATAGCATTATCCATAATAGTTCACTCTCAAGTCACAAATTCAACACATTATTGTCAAACTTTTGGTCTAAACTTTTTGTAAAGGTACCAGAGGAATCCCTCAGCCATGAACTAGATTCAGCCGTGCAGCcttgtcatgtttttcttcttttatgaaAGCCTGCAATCAGCATTCAAACCTAGGAATAATGTATCCTCTAACTCCATTCTCTATTCTTTTATTTAGGTTGAGGTGCTGCTGGTTGTCAGAGAGTTCCTGTGCTTCTCTTGCTTCAGCTTTAATGTCCATcccctccagtctgagagagcttGACCTAAGTGAAAATGATCtacaggattcaggagtgaagctgctgtctgctggattggagagtccacactgtagACTGGAGACTCTGATGTAAggaatgtatttttcttctgtgcagAGCTCTAGATGAAGATAAGAAATAATTCTGTTAAATAATGAACAAGGATCTACTGTTGTGTTGGATTTTGCAGATAGATGTTACTTGAGTGCTGTTCGTGCATGATGGGGGTAAAAATGGGAAAGTACCCTCATAAAATCCTCTAATCTCTGCAGATTGAAACGCTGTCTGGTCACGGATGAAGGCTGTGCTTTTCTGGcatcagctctgaagtccaacccaTCCTGTCTGCAGGAGCTGGACCTGAGCAAAAACAGCCTGCAGGAATCAGCAGTGAAGCTTCTGTCTGACATCCAGGAGAGTCCAAACTGTagactggaaactctcaggttAGTAGTGTGTTAGAGTCAGTCTATGATAGTTTCAGTAGTATTTTGAAAGTTAACATCTTAAATGGCTTCTTTCCCTCGTAAACATTGAGGAAAGACCGATGAGAAAGCAACACTCAGAACCTTAATGTGATAATGTATTTGATTTGAGATGCATATGATTTCTGTTAATTCCTACAGAATGGAAGAAATGAAGTAAACCTGGAGTGGTCCTCTGACTAAAAATCATCTCATCATTGGCCATGAAGTATTGCTGTTTCTGGGAATTGCCAAAGTCACCACATCACTGCAACACTACAGGTGTGTCTAATATAATCAGAGATAGGACACAGGACACATTTGTTATGAATTAATCAGAAAtactttttcaaaatgtttcttcATCAGCCAGAAGACTATGTTGATTTTGAACTAAATACCCATTTTGTCTAACATCTGTTCCTTAATTGAAGTATCAGTCTGTCCTGATTAGGGGGCCACGATGATTTCTGTTTCCTTAAAGCGCAAAACTGCAAGCATAAACATGACTTCACGAGACATTTCTCCCACCACTAGTTTAGTCACTTTACATAGTCAGTGCTGTTTCAGTTATAATGCATACAGACTGTTTAACAAACATTATTATACTTTGCCAGGTCTGCTCATAGTTTGTTCGTGGAGCAGTTGATATTTTGTGAGATATACTGAGGGCGAGTTCACCAGATGAGCAGAGTAATATTAGCATATCTTTGCACaaatactggaaacagctagcgtggTTCTACCCTGTGTTAACTTTGTGGTGAGCCATTGACAGGCAACCAGCGGAGAAATAGCTCGGGACATGACCTCTCCATAAAATGGCAAATTGTCATTGCTaatctttgtgctttttttgggtacagattaaacaaagaaatataACATGTTACCTAGTGAACTTCATATGTGATGGATTAATATATCCAGTTTACGTAACTGCTACTTCTATGCTTTTtaattgaaatgaatgtttgctgctgtgcCAGTGTGGATAGAATACGTACACAAGTATAACCTATTTGATTAAGATAGTAACAGAAAACACTATGTTATCCCTCAAGCAGCCACACCTGCTACCCACATACTGAATGGAACAAGTCAgctttgtactgtatttgtaaTCACATTAATAACAACACTGGAGGACTACATCTCACCTGACCAATGCGCTGCAAAACCTGAAAAACTTGTTTccacaagagaaaacaaaccatCCTGATATCTAGTTTGATTTTTCAgaattataaaaaaaatctgaaatggcCTGCACCAAACAAGCGAAAGCAGAAAGTCATGCAGTTTCCTCAAAGTAGTCTAAATGAGTGATCCTATTTTAAAGAGCATGAAACAATCTGTTACTCAATCGTCATTTTCCGCTTTCTACCCAGATTACTGCAGTTCTTTATTCACTAGCCTAAATGGCAACAGTTTACTGTCTCCTCGGCCAGATAACAAAAGGCTACCACAGCGGATCATCTGCACGACCAGGCTCTCAACCCGGACTGTAGGTGGATCTGCATATTTGATTTGGCACAAGCTTTTTACACTGGAGGCCCTTCCtggtttatgtttgtgtttccatgtttgtCCAGGCTTGGGACTGCTGAAGTCTTATATAAACCTCAGATAACCTTTGGAGTACAGTTTTGCCCAGGCTtcagactttgatgtgtttctTCATCTAATTCAAttaacaaaaaaatagaaaaagattCACATACTCTTTATTCACTCACTTCTTTggactgatgttttttttttttttccttatacTTTCCGTGTGAGACAGTTTCATTGTACGCTGTTAATATCTTGCTTGTTTGATGTGttgttctcatttgttttcactgtcaaataagaggatttaaaaaagaaaataatatataCTGCATTACTATTTGGGgagtttttctttcctgtttatGCTTTTATATTGGAATAACAACCCACACACTAACACAGAAATTCAGGATAAACCTGTGACCAGTGGAGTTATTTATGTACTGCAGTGCCTCTATGGCCTTTATGtatgtggggaaaacaaaacaacaactctAAATTTGGATGTCAGAACACAAAAGTGCTATCAGGACACAAAATCCAACTTCTCTCTCTCAATGAAACACTTCCTGCAACACCTCTGTGGTCTAAACGGAGTGAATGTTGCCCTCTGGTGTTTAAGAGCTGTAATGACAGGAGGgcacagctgacagaaagagtTTAATATTCAAACTGTTTTCAACACCTTTCAATGGGGATAGCGTTTACATTTCCCATATCCTTTTGGTAGGTTTACATTCTTTACAttctttcaaagacattttctcacaatcaagcaaaacaaaacaaccggCTAGGAGGTAAGTTTGATGAGGCTGTGTCACATTTTGGTACGGGGAATCATTTTACAGAACGTTTTAAATGGCATCCCTAATAGCCCTTAAAATGTTGCACAGGTCCATGAGGTGAAACGACAACCCCCAAAAAATAACCAGTGGTCAAGCTGAGCAGCTTCCTGTAAGAATAAATAAAGCACTCTATAACACATTCACCCAGAAAAACacctctgaaaaataaatactaaGTAAGATCAAATAAAAATTTCAAATAACTCCACAAGTAAAAAGAAAcgctcattttaaatgtcagaaaatgtttctgccGACTAACTTTGGACATGTTTCTCTTAAAAGCTGAATAAAAGAACACCCTGTAAAAACACTGCCCTGAAATATGTATTGTGCATGCAGAGAGTAAAACATCTTGACTGACCATGATGAACTGTtcataaagaaaacacatgataGCTTCAAATGGAAAGGGGCGTAAAATAAAACCTGATCATAAACgatcaaagtaaaacaaaagcaaattataaaaacaaaatattgcAGGGGGATCTATGTCTGTAAAAACCCTGAGTGCAGGCCCTGAATGAATGTGCATTCCTGAATCCCCTTTATTTCTTCTTGGTTGAAAAACTGAGCTTCGAAGCCAATTAACCATGCTCATCAACACACTCCCCTCGTAGAAAAAAAGACCTTTCACTCATCTACCGAATGTGCGCCAGAGGGAGATTTCAAAATTTGTCAGAAAGCCGAGTTTTGGCTTTCTTTTGTCCATTTAGTTGGGCGAAGTTTACTTGTCTGGAGCTGCCACCTTCATCGTCTGCGCCGTTCTTCTTGTTCGACCAGCTTTCTTTCAGAGGCGTCAGCTCAGGCGCTATTATGTCTCCGTCCTGTGAGTGAGTAAAAACAAGAGCAAACGTAACCAACGTTTTATATGAGAGACAGTTCAACAGTGCTATTCTCTTGGCAGAcgatgtacaaacacacattcaaacactttGCAGCCTTTCTACAGATTTCTTTCAGGTCTTAACTTAATAATTATCAGTTCTGCAGATTTGCTCCGGCTACAGCAATGAGGCAGCAGTTGGTGCACCTTATTCCCAACACTACCTGTATGTTAAAAAGGGgtgtagttttttttacatttgtaagGTATATCTTTAAGCCCTAACATGCCAAATGTATTTCTTACCACATAAAACACCCACATGGCAAATTCTTGTGTTTGACAAtcattttaaatcagtttacgagcacctgctgtcactgctccctctgcaggctgctgaaATGGGCATCCTATCACCACTGTGCTCTTGGCCTGCTCATTATGTTGCTCCACAGAGGTTCTTGTGCTCTACATTTATCTCTAGAGGTGGCGGCAAAGTACCTGCCACATGTTCAACATCCAACATTATCACTGTACAATTCCCAACACTTGAGCAGAGGAGTATTACCCGAGGTTTTGAGAAGTCCATGTTCATGCACCACTGGACAAATTGCTTCTTGGCCGCCTCCAGACTCCTGTCATCCGTCTTCTTGCAGTAGACCCTGATCTGCTGCTCGGCAAACTGCTCCGGAAGCAGTTTAGACACCTGACAAGAATAAGAGCAGCACAGAGTTCATTCTGAGGCACACGCTCGAGACACAGTCAGCGACGAACAGCGATTTAAATGTGAGAGAAGCTCATGTAAAGAAATATTAAGATTTGAATTATGTGGCCTTCAGTTGTGACCTGGTTTTTGCAAATCTGGATGGCTGTGTTTGGGTCGTCCTTGCAATAGAAACGGACATTGTTGATGGGGTTCTTTTCCTTCATCCCATAGTCCATCAAAATTACCTAAAAGAGAAGGGGGAGAAAGGGAAGGCATTAGCTTACAATGGAGCTTTTGGATTTTGGAGCTATGAGAAAAAGGACTGCATTAGATTTTGAGTCATTCAATTAAGAACTCACGCTGACTACAAAGTCCTCTGGCTGCAGACTGACATCCTGGGCGCCAGTCTGAGGGACAGTCTTAGCCAAAACTGCTTCCCAGGAGTGAATCATCTCCTTATAGAGGAGAAAGAGCAAGAAGAAAAGGGGTCAACATTTGACCTAACCTGCCTCAAATCTGACAAATCTGATCTTTGCAATCTCCAGTATTTTTGTGCACAGGGAGTTCATTGGCTTCATCGAAACACAAACAATGGGtctgaaatgattagtcaacAGAAAACTAAATGCCAGCTATTCTGTGATAAATAATACAGATACTGATATGATCGCTTAATTGATCATCAAGATTATTGTTAGCTGGAGCACTACATGAAAACTCAAAGCATCTTCGTCTAACATCCAGCATTAGAATATAGCCATACAAAGACGCAAACACGCACCTGGGTAACATCCAGGGGTTTTTCTGCCTGGGTTTGGCCCAAACACTTATAGAGGCGTCGACAGACAATGTTGCGTAGAATTTTCCTCGCCTCAGCCAGCTCCGGGGAGGAGGAGTTCAATATTTGTTCAAACACATGATCTACAGGACAAATGGGAAATGAGTCAGGCTCAAATAATATCACAGGACGCAGACCTCAAATCACCTCAACATATCCAGACCAGAGAAATATCACTGAAACAGGTCATCAGGTAAAAACAATTACAAATAGTCTCATTTTAAGATGAattccattcatttttattcatctcGCTGGGTTTAAAGCAGGGATTGCAATAATTTGTGCATTAAATGCCTATTCTTTAAACGTAGTTCAGGACTGATAGCTTATAATATAAAGAGTGATTCATTAGTTTGAACTTGTTGTGCAAAAGGCTTTGATTGCTTTGATTGAAAGCAGGATGATTCCTAAACATGTTTACTGCTCATCACACCTCTGCTCACAGCTGATGAAGGGCAGGACATTTATGGCACACAGTGGTATCTACACACCTGTCAGCTTGGTGTAGGCCTCCATGTCGTCTATGGCTGTGGAGAGAGTGAACATCCTCCCGCCTGAGCCTTCAAACTGGATGTGCTTGTCTGCTTCTAAAAAGGCCTCCGTGATCCTGGATGATCACACCCAACATTCTGATCACTTTTCAGAACATTTTGCTGCGAAAGCCGTACATGAATCACGAAGCAAAGgaaacaagctgcagcagagcgaTGAGCTACTCACATGGTCTCGATGATGTCGCCCACTTTGTGCTGGTAGGCTCTTCTGTGGAGAGAGTTCCTTGTGTGGAACATGTCATACAGATTGCCCACTTCCTGTTGCAAGAATTACCTGCATTTTAGTCATAACTAATCATCGAAATGCATTGCTGTTTTAACACCCGATTAAAAGGCAGGAGTAACGTTGGCAGCACCTTGTCTCTAACGCAGATCTGCTTCTGCCCGTCCGCCTCACACACTCTGGCAAACTTCAGGAAACGGTGATAGTCAAAGTTGTTCTGGATGCCCAAGTGGTAGCAGTCCCTGAGAAGAGACAGAGTGGAGAAGTATGTGGAAAGGTGGGtaattaaagagaaaaatctgaatGTTTAATATATGATTTAGGAAATTATGATCAACAAGCCTCACCTGGCAAAGTAGTCCCACTTGTCCACATCAATGCCATTTCTTTTGTTGGCCACGATTTCATAGAGGAAGGACTTGTCTTCCGGACGGCCTTTATATGGCcactgtggagaaaacaaacagcagtgtcaTCGGAATCAGCTTTATGAGCCAAGTATGATTGAGCATAAAAGGCATGTGACTGCGCTTTGCAGTggctctcagtgtttttgtacaatGTGCAGGAAGAAACACGCAGACATGCAGCTAAAACAAAGTCAGCAAAGCTAAAAGAATccaagaaatgaaaatgagtccCATTTTAAGAGATGgctcattttaaaaacatcGGTCAACAGCGGTCTGCCTACACAGGGCCAGCAGTGAGCTGCTACCACAGATATCTCTTGCCAGCTTCCACTTTTACAGGATCATATGGTTCTGATTTTTCCTAAATTATGCACTTCTTCAATTCCAACTCCTTATAATCATACGGACAGAAGCGGTGTATTCATATTTTCCTGAAGGTTGTGTCATACCTAATGTCTGGCTGGTGTTTTGAGACTGAGTAACAGCCACTTCCACACAGAAAACCATGAACAAGTTTGTCTATACACAGGTCAAATTAATCATAACTAAACTGTATGCACAGCGTTTCAATAGTGCAAGAGTGTGTGAGAATCCAAGGAATATTTGAAGAACTATTGCACAATGATGCTACAGAACTGGTACCTTCCGGCCTGCATTAGAGACCAGTGGTCCACCAATCTGTTCCTTGATGAAGTCCAGGTCCTCG
This region of Chaetodon auriga isolate fChaAug3 chromosome 10, fChaAug3.hap1, whole genome shotgun sequence genomic DNA includes:
- the LOC143326695 gene encoding protein NLRC3-like isoform X1; the encoded protein is MDVYGKDEEGRARSPVSTCLSMKSDRSKDTPLGFSNQPELLNTKPRTNVCGKDEEGRAGSPVSTCLSMKSDRSKDTPLGFSNQPGLLNTKERKRTYKVIKEQEVLRDSDSTNCGHSYCRKCIASCEEEWKSAESVSCPQCGKRSRSPEVQTPSRQSTEPFTGSLKEILDKHKISLKERCEFALEGTAETGPRTLLNRIYTELYITEGQCEGINSQHEVWQLETMSKMETLHDTAIKCLDIFKVLPGQKIRVVLTNGIAGIGKTFSVQKFTLDWAQGVANQDVSLVVLLSFREMNLIQDKQYSILRLIHDFHPALKMLTAEGLALCKVLFIFDGLDESRLLLDFQNNEIVSDVTQISSVNMLLTNLIKGNLLPLALLWITSRPAEASQIPPSYVDRITEVRGFTDTQKEDYFRRRFNDEPVSDRIILHVKESRTLYIMCHIPIFCWITAAVLEHMLNANKNKLPKTLTEMYSHFLLVQFKRKTQKYDEGHEMIQPELMQTDREVFLKLGRLAFEHLEKGNIMFYQEDLDQCGLDVRQAVVFSGLCTEILKRECALFQKMIYCFVHLSIQEFLAAVYMVHCYLSKNIKVLVTFLEEDWDKNDSEPSLNNFLGKVMDKSLKSGNGHLDLFVRFLHGLLSESNPRLLGVLLGWTASSPESIQRAINNLKKMNAYDISPDRSINIFHCLMEMKDQSVHQEIQEYLQSDNRSEKKLTKTHCSALAYMLQMSEKVLDVLDLKRYNTSGDGRRRLLPAVRNCRNAQLSCCGLSEWHCGVLSSALMSNPSHLRELDLSENDYLLDSGVKLLSVGLLSPHCRLETLRLRNCSLSDICCDYLASALKSTSSHLRELDLSNNNYLKDSGVKLLSAGLESPHCRLETLRLSSCRLSESCCAYLASALKSNPSHMRELDLSKNKLKDSGVNLLSVALESPQCKLTFLRIDRCGLTENCCTSLASALKSNPSSLRELELSNNDLQDAGVKLLCAGLESPHCRLEALRLRCCWLSESSCASLASALMSIPSSLRELDLSENDLQDSGVKLLSAGLESPHCRLETLILKRCLVTDEGCAFLASALKSNPSCLQELDLSKNSLQESAVKLLSDIQESPNCRLETLRMEEMK
- the LOC143326695 gene encoding protein NLRC3-like isoform X2, yielding MSKMETLHDTAIKCLDIFKVLPGQKIRVVLTNGIAGIGKTFSVQKFTLDWAQGVANQDVSLVVLLSFREMNLIQDKQYSILRLIHDFHPALKMLTAEGLALCKVLFIFDGLDESRLLLDFQNNEIVSDVTQISSVNMLLTNLIKGNLLPLALLWITSRPAEASQIPPSYVDRITEVRGFTDTQKEDYFRRRFNDEPVSDRIILHVKESRTLYIMCHIPIFCWITAAVLEHMLNANKNKLPKTLTEMYSHFLLVQFKRKTQKYDEGHEMIQPELMQTDREVFLKLGRLAFEHLEKGNIMFYQEDLDQCGLDVRQAVVFSGLCTEILKRECALFQKMIYCFVHLSIQEFLAAVYMVHCYLSKNIKVLVTFLEEDWDKNDSEPSLNNFLGKVMDKSLKSGNGHLDLFVRFLHGLLSESNPRLLGVLLGWTASSPESIQRAINNLKKMNAYDISPDRSINIFHCLMEMKDQSVHQEIQEYLQSDNRSEKKLTKTHCSALAYMLQMSEKVLDVLDLKRYNTSGDGRRRLLPAVRNCRNAQLSCCGLSEWHCGVLSSALMSNPSHLRELDLSENDYLLDSGVKLLSVGLLSPHCRLETLRLRNCSLSDICCDYLASALKSTSSHLRELDLSNNNYLKDSGVKLLSAGLESPHCRLETLRLSSCRLSESCCAYLASALKSNPSHMRELDLSKNKLKDSGVNLLSVALESPQCKLTFLRIDRCGLTENCCTSLASALKSNPSSLRELELSNNDLQDAGVKLLCAGLESPHCRLEALRLRCCWLSESSCASLASALMSIPSSLRELDLSENDLQDSGVKLLSAGLESPHCRLETLILKRCLVTDEGCAFLASALKSNPSCLQELDLSKNSLQESAVKLLSDIQESPNCRLETLRMEEMK
- the LOC143326696 gene encoding deoxynucleoside triphosphate triphosphohydrolase SAMHD1-like, yielding MESRKRPAMALLTPSDGFKTPEKRVAVDRLQDSDYMRWGVEETCGYLRREGLGEWAETFRAQRVTGVGLRHLKDADLEKIGIQCLGDRLRVLHSLRKLWQIEAEQSKVFNDPIHGHVELHPLLIKIIDTPQFQRLRNLKQLGGTYFVFPGASHNRFEHCIGVGHLAGRLVQALNERQPELLISRRDILCVQIAGLCHDLGHGPFSHMFDGKFIPHARPDITWKHEKASLDMFDYLVEDNHLKPVMEDHGLVLPEDLDFIKEQIGGPLVSNAGRKWPYKGRPEDKSFLYEIVANKRNGIDVDKWDYFARDCYHLGIQNNFDYHRFLKFARVCEADGQKQICVRDKEVGNLYDMFHTRNSLHRRAYQHKVGDIIETMITEAFLEADKHIQFEGSGGRMFTLSTAIDDMEAYTKLTDHVFEQILNSSSPELAEARKILRNIVCRRLYKCLGQTQAEKPLDVTQEMIHSWEAVLAKTVPQTGAQDVSLQPEDFVVSVILMDYGMKEKNPINNVRFYCKDDPNTAIQICKNQVSKLLPEQFAEQQIRVYCKKTDDRSLEAAKKQFVQWCMNMDFSKPRDGDIIAPELTPLKESWSNKKNGADDEGGSSRQVNFAQLNGQKKAKTRLSDKF